Proteins from a genomic interval of Acetobacterium woodii DSM 1030:
- a CDS encoding universal stress protein, which produces MKKILVPVDGSEISLKAADQAVELAKKFGSEVTFISVVERVVPFYGIGIGAPNISEVEVETEIEKSKLTCYDGLLDFLIEKYKDSGLVLKSKTLQGIIDEEIEDFAKDGQFDLIVMGRKGLSVARRFFAGSTTRKIVDAGPCSVLIVKE; this is translated from the coding sequence ATGAAAAAAATTCTTGTACCGGTAGATGGTTCTGAAATTTCCCTGAAAGCTGCAGATCAAGCGGTTGAATTAGCAAAAAAATTTGGCAGTGAAGTAACCTTTATTTCAGTCGTAGAAAGAGTTGTGCCTTTCTATGGAATTGGAATTGGGGCCCCTAATATATCAGAAGTGGAAGTTGAAACTGAAATCGAGAAAAGCAAATTAACATGTTACGACGGATTATTAGATTTTCTTATTGAAAAATATAAAGATTCCGGACTCGTTCTAAAATCGAAAACGCTACAGGGGATCATTGATGAGGAAATTGAAGATTTTGCCAAAGATGGTCAATTTGATTTGATTGTGATGGGCAGAAAAGGGCTCAGTGTAGCCAGACGTTTCTTCGCTGGTTCCACGACCAGAAAAATCGTCGACGCCGGACCTTGTTCGGTATTGATCGTCAAAGAATAG
- a CDS encoding PhoH family protein, with protein sequence MPKTYVLDTNVLIQSPQSLLSFEDNKIVLPIAVLEDLDKLKNEDGERGSNARQSIRFLEGLRQSGNLFEGVKLENGGHLKIEANFATVDLPYGFKSDLSDNRILKVCKGLINQGEPVTLVTKDIIVRLKSQMLEIPTEDFFTEQVPQYQDQYTGRMEVFAPDEKMAEFNKKGLSPDYLYAMDDKNNATPLIPEYNQFFIIHSDLNERKTLLGRFNGKKIVPLKSLDLEPFGVKAKNVGQRFLQEALMQDADTAPLVIIKGAAGTAKTFYSLAVGLHQTLDPDFKGFRKILITRPNVQFDDEIGFLPGNEQEKIAPLLRPIIDNLEVLMNRSDKSRFQNEIEVRKKIEELFERGVVTAEAMNFIRGRSITHTYLIIDEAQNLTPKQVKGIVTRVGKGTKVILLGDPQQIDHPLLDEKTNGLSYASEKMKGSPLCFQLTMFADECLRSPLAFDAAQRM encoded by the coding sequence ATGCCAAAGACGTATGTACTTGATACCAATGTGTTGATTCAATCCCCGCAATCGCTATTGTCTTTCGAAGATAATAAGATTGTCCTGCCGATTGCGGTGTTGGAAGATTTGGACAAACTCAAAAACGAAGATGGCGAACGCGGTAGTAATGCCCGGCAATCGATTCGCTTTCTGGAGGGATTAAGACAGTCCGGAAATTTGTTTGAAGGGGTAAAACTGGAAAATGGCGGTCACTTGAAAATCGAAGCCAATTTTGCCACCGTCGATCTTCCTTATGGCTTTAAAAGTGATTTAAGTGACAACCGAATTTTAAAAGTATGCAAAGGGCTTATTAATCAGGGCGAACCGGTTACCCTGGTCACTAAAGATATCATTGTGCGGCTAAAATCGCAGATGCTGGAGATTCCCACCGAAGATTTTTTTACCGAACAAGTCCCGCAATATCAGGATCAATACACGGGCCGAATGGAAGTTTTTGCCCCCGATGAAAAAATGGCAGAATTTAATAAAAAAGGTCTTTCACCGGATTATCTATATGCCATGGATGATAAAAACAACGCCACGCCGCTAATCCCGGAATACAACCAATTTTTTATCATTCATTCTGATCTGAATGAGCGAAAAACCTTACTCGGCCGTTTTAACGGAAAAAAAATTGTCCCCCTAAAAAGCTTAGACCTTGAACCTTTTGGCGTAAAAGCCAAAAATGTCGGGCAGCGATTTTTACAGGAAGCACTAATGCAGGACGCCGATACCGCCCCGCTGGTTATTATTAAGGGTGCGGCCGGAACGGCAAAAACCTTTTATTCCCTGGCGGTTGGTTTACATCAAACCTTAGACCCTGATTTTAAGGGCTTTCGGAAAATTTTAATTACCCGTCCCAATGTCCAGTTTGATGATGAAATTGGCTTTTTGCCGGGTAATGAACAGGAAAAAATTGCCCCGCTCTTACGTCCCATTATTGACAATCTGGAAGTTTTAATGAATCGCAGCGACAAATCGCGTTTTCAAAATGAGATCGAAGTTCGCAAAAAAATTGAAGAACTTTTTGAACGGGGTGTGGTTACCGCCGAAGCCATGAATTTTATTCGCGGTCGTTCCATTACCCACACCTACCTGATCATTGATGAGGCTCAGAACCTGACCCCTAAACAAGTAAAAGGGATTGTCACCCGCGTCGGCAAAGGTACCAAGGTCATTCTCCTCGGTGATCCCCAGCAAATCGATCATCCTTTATTGGATGAAAAAACCAACGGTTTAAGTTATGCTTCGGAAAAAATGAAAGGCAGCCCACTGTGTTTTCAACTTACCATGTTTGCCGATGAATGTCTCCGTTCTCCGCTGGCTTTTGATGCGGCACAACGCATGTAA
- the hydF gene encoding [FeFe] hydrogenase H-cluster maturation GTPase HydF: MNSMNETPMASRMAIGLFGKRNAGKSSLINALTDQSVAVISDVAGTTTDPVYKTMELLPIGPVVFIDTAGLDDSGELGLLRIEKTYEVLRKCHFAIVVADIETGITTFEEDFINELIQRKIPSVFVLNKADKGEPTPAEIEAIKKSVKIPLTFTSVYNGTGIKAVKQMIIDHANYEDVEPALVGDLIDSGDMVVLVTPIDKSAPKGRLILPQQQTIRDIIEKDAVAMITKEHELKHTLAALVKPPALVITDSQAFLKVSADTPTDIPLTSFSILFARQKTDLAEMVKGIKRIEQLVAGDKVLIVEGCTHHRQADDIGKVKIPRWIRQITGCDIEFHWASGAHYPKDIGEYAVIVHCGGCMLNRREMQYRVHTARQKGVYITNYGMLIAYVQGILTRALEPFPAARLALEENQLNCY, translated from the coding sequence ATGAATAGTATGAATGAAACCCCAATGGCCAGCCGCATGGCGATCGGCCTTTTTGGTAAAAGAAACGCCGGGAAATCTTCACTGATCAATGCTTTAACCGATCAATCCGTTGCCGTCATCTCTGATGTCGCGGGAACCACCACCGATCCCGTTTATAAAACCATGGAATTACTGCCAATCGGCCCCGTTGTTTTTATCGACACTGCCGGCTTGGATGATTCTGGGGAACTGGGGCTGCTGCGAATTGAAAAAACCTATGAAGTGCTGCGAAAATGCCATTTTGCTATTGTCGTGGCTGATATTGAAACTGGTATTACGACCTTTGAGGAAGACTTCATCAATGAGTTAATTCAACGGAAAATCCCCAGTGTTTTTGTTTTAAACAAAGCCGATAAGGGGGAACCAACCCCAGCCGAGATTGAAGCCATAAAAAAATCCGTTAAAATTCCCCTTACTTTTACCAGTGTTTATAATGGCACCGGCATTAAGGCTGTGAAACAAATGATCATTGATCATGCCAACTATGAAGACGTCGAACCAGCACTGGTAGGCGATCTGATTGATTCCGGGGACATGGTGGTGCTGGTTACCCCAATTGATAAATCGGCTCCTAAGGGACGACTGATTCTACCGCAGCAGCAAACGATCCGGGATATCATCGAAAAGGATGCCGTCGCCATGATTACTAAAGAACATGAACTCAAACATACCCTAGCTGCGTTGGTCAAACCACCGGCTCTGGTCATCACCGATTCCCAAGCTTTTTTAAAAGTCTCGGCTGACACCCCCACCGATATTCCGTTGACCTCTTTCTCGATTCTTTTTGCCCGCCAAAAAACCGACCTTGCGGAGATGGTTAAAGGGATTAAACGGATTGAACAACTTGTCGCCGGTGATAAAGTACTCATTGTTGAAGGCTGTACCCACCACCGTCAGGCCGATGATATCGGCAAAGTCAAAATCCCCCGCTGGATTCGCCAGATTACCGGCTGTGATATTGAATTTCATTGGGCTTCCGGGGCCCATTACCCCAAAGACATTGGCGAATATGCCGTCATCGTTCATTGTGGCGGATGTATGCTCAACCGCCGGGAGATGCAATACCGCGTCCATACCGCCCGACAAAAAGGTGTTTATATCACCAATTACGGAATGCTGATTGCCTATGTGCAAGGAATCTTAACCCGGGCCTTGGAACCATTCCCGGCCGCCCGACTGGCTTTGGAAGAAAACCAGCTCAATTGCTATTAA
- a CDS encoding aspartate ammonia-lyase, giving the protein MRKTMRKEHDLLGELDVPADAYYGIHTVRAMQNFKLTGVPIHKELIAALVVIKKAAALTNISIGALDSQKGEAIVTACDEILFGALQNQFVVDSLQGGAGTSANMNVNEVIANKAIEQLGGQKGDYTLIHPLDHVNLHQSTNDVFPTAVRIAAIRLLKPVTEAIADLQTALQEKEEEFSHVIKSGRTQLQDAVPVTLGQEFGAWAQAISRDRWRLYKAEERLRQVNIGGTAVGTGLNAPRAYIFTMIEKLRDLTGISLARTDYMMDPTQNCDVFVEVSGLLKTAAVNLSKIANDLRLLSSGPYTGIGEIVLPAVQAGSSIMPGKINPVIPEAVNQVAFQIIANDSAITLAAMSGQLELNAFLPVIAKNLFESLDLLKNVLPLFSHRCIDGIKANHQVCRENLENSTVMLTALTPILGYDKGTEAALIFKATGTPIKQIILDNNWLTATELDEILKPERLTAPNKKGK; this is encoded by the coding sequence ATGAGGAAAACCATGCGAAAAGAACATGATTTATTAGGCGAACTGGATGTTCCGGCCGATGCGTATTATGGCATCCACACCGTTCGCGCGATGCAAAATTTTAAGTTGACCGGCGTTCCGATTCATAAAGAGTTAATTGCCGCCCTGGTCGTCATCAAAAAAGCCGCGGCGCTTACCAATATCAGTATTGGCGCTCTTGATTCCCAAAAAGGCGAAGCGATTGTTACGGCCTGTGATGAAATTCTGTTTGGAGCCCTGCAAAACCAGTTTGTCGTCGACTCTCTGCAAGGTGGTGCCGGAACTTCGGCGAATATGAATGTCAACGAAGTCATCGCTAACAAAGCGATTGAACAGCTGGGCGGCCAGAAAGGTGATTATACCCTTATTCACCCCTTGGATCACGTCAATCTGCACCAATCTACCAATGATGTCTTTCCCACGGCGGTCCGAATTGCCGCCATCCGGTTATTAAAACCGGTAACCGAAGCGATTGCCGATCTGCAGACGGCCTTACAGGAAAAAGAAGAAGAATTTTCGCACGTAATTAAATCCGGCCGTACCCAATTGCAGGATGCCGTTCCGGTCACCCTCGGCCAGGAATTCGGAGCCTGGGCCCAGGCGATTTCCCGAGATCGCTGGCGTTTATACAAAGCCGAGGAACGGTTACGCCAAGTCAATATCGGCGGCACCGCTGTCGGTACCGGCCTTAATGCGCCCCGCGCCTACATCTTTACGATGATTGAAAAACTGCGGGATCTCACCGGCATCAGTCTGGCCCGAACCGATTATATGATGGACCCCACCCAGAATTGCGATGTTTTTGTGGAAGTGTCCGGTCTTTTAAAAACCGCCGCTGTCAATCTTTCTAAAATCGCCAACGATTTACGGCTATTGTCTTCCGGCCCTTACACCGGCATTGGCGAAATTGTCCTGCCTGCTGTTCAGGCGGGATCTTCGATTATGCCCGGTAAAATTAATCCCGTTATTCCCGAAGCCGTTAACCAGGTTGCCTTTCAAATTATCGCCAACGATTCCGCTATTACCCTGGCCGCAATGTCCGGACAATTGGAACTCAATGCCTTTTTACCGGTGATTGCCAAAAATTTATTTGAATCCTTAGACCTGCTAAAAAACGTCTTGCCGCTTTTTTCCCATCGCTGCATTGACGGAATTAAGGCTAACCATCAAGTCTGCCGGGAAAATCTCGAAAACAGCACCGTTATGCTAACTGCCTTAACCCCAATTCTGGGTTATGACAAAGGTACCGAAGCCGCCCTTATTTTTAAAGCCACCGGTACCCCGATTAAACAAATAATTCTTGATAATAACTGGCTGACTGCCACTGAACTGGACGAAATTTTAAAACCGGAACGGCTGACTGCGCCCAATAAGAAAGGAAAATAA
- a CDS encoding chemotaxis protein CheW, whose product MNEAKTEYPWALFNLEESVYGVSSEHIIAIFLLENIITMPDMPHYMRGVVNLRGKIVPIIDTRKFYGLPTVKEEIKELKKIMEVRKQDHINWLNELEESVIEDRDFKLTTDPHACAFGKWYDSFKTNDMVLNYLLKKFDTPHKQVHAVGTEVRRLMDQGKHDKAFDVINKAKQRELKKMVNLFNSFCNEYSETKRELVIVLEDPKEDREIGLTVDKVIAVEPIQADNENTLDSVTHNSHESLSLGKRSKDESPVFIVDENYFLNI is encoded by the coding sequence ATGAATGAAGCAAAAACGGAATACCCTTGGGCACTGTTTAATTTGGAAGAAAGTGTTTATGGCGTTTCCAGTGAACATATTATCGCCATCTTTTTATTGGAAAACATAATTACGATGCCTGATATGCCCCATTATATGAGAGGTGTTGTTAATTTGCGCGGGAAAATTGTGCCAATTATTGATACCCGAAAATTTTATGGTTTACCAACCGTAAAAGAGGAGATCAAAGAATTAAAAAAAATCATGGAAGTAAGGAAACAAGATCACATCAATTGGCTTAATGAGCTGGAAGAATCAGTGATCGAAGATCGGGACTTTAAATTAACCACCGATCCCCATGCCTGTGCGTTTGGTAAGTGGTATGATAGCTTTAAAACAAATGACATGGTGTTAAATTATTTGTTGAAAAAATTTGACACGCCGCATAAACAAGTCCATGCAGTTGGGACTGAAGTCCGAAGACTGATGGATCAGGGGAAACATGATAAAGCCTTTGATGTGATCAATAAAGCCAAACAACGTGAGTTGAAGAAAATGGTTAATCTTTTTAATTCATTTTGTAATGAATATTCAGAAACAAAACGGGAATTGGTGATTGTCCTTGAAGATCCGAAAGAAGATCGGGAAATTGGTCTAACCGTTGATAAGGTGATTGCCGTTGAACCGATACAAGCGGACAATGAAAACACGCTTGATTCAGTCACGCATAATTCTCACGAAAGTCTTAGTTTGGGAAAACGCTCAAAAGATGAATCGCCGGTCTTTATAGTTGATGAAAATTATTTTCTAAATATCTGA
- the epsC gene encoding serine O-acetyltransferase EpsC has translation MSNELKSKIELLVNSISESYNKENYIAPHDLGFLPNRTIIIEMTKSLRQLVFPSYFGKNNFRKEVQDYHIGELLVCIMECLTKQITLALKHQAGISEECGEDHLRQEAGQICYEFMNRIPQIREYLSTDVQAAFDGDPAAKSKDEIIFCYPGLFAISIHRLAHELYQLSVPLIPRIMSEYAHNITGIDIHPGATIGKYFFIDHGTGVVIGETAIIGDHVKIYQGVTLGALSTRGGQKLRGVRRHPCLEDEVTVYSGASILGGETVIGKGTVIGSNVFITKSVSVGSKVSIKNPELVFSGGSSKNKPKEELPSEIELIEE, from the coding sequence ATGAGTAATGAATTAAAATCAAAAATCGAATTGTTAGTTAATAGCATATCGGAGAGTTACAATAAAGAAAACTACATCGCACCACATGATTTGGGTTTTTTGCCAAACCGGACAATTATCATTGAAATGACAAAATCATTAAGACAACTTGTGTTCCCCAGCTATTTTGGAAAAAATAATTTCCGCAAAGAAGTTCAAGATTATCATATTGGTGAGTTGTTGGTTTGCATCATGGAATGTTTGACTAAACAGATCACGTTGGCGTTAAAACATCAGGCGGGGATATCCGAGGAATGCGGAGAAGATCATCTGCGGCAGGAAGCGGGACAGATTTGTTATGAATTCATGAATAGAATTCCACAAATTAGAGAATATTTGTCTACCGATGTTCAAGCCGCATTTGATGGCGATCCGGCGGCCAAAAGTAAAGATGAAATTATTTTTTGTTATCCCGGTCTTTTTGCAATTAGCATTCATCGTCTGGCCCATGAATTGTATCAGCTTTCAGTGCCGCTGATTCCGCGAATTATGAGTGAATATGCCCATAATATTACCGGAATTGATATCCACCCGGGGGCGACCATTGGTAAATATTTTTTCATTGATCATGGGACTGGCGTTGTTATTGGCGAAACGGCGATCATCGGCGATCACGTTAAGATTTATCAGGGAGTAACGCTGGGGGCGTTGTCGACCAGAGGGGGACAAAAGCTCCGAGGTGTGAGACGGCATCCCTGTTTGGAAGATGAGGTAACGGTTTATTCCGGGGCTTCAATTTTAGGCGGTGAAACGGTGATTGGCAAGGGAACTGTGATCGGCAGTAATGTTTTCATTACAAAATCGGTGTCGGTTGGGTCAAAGGTCAGTATTAAAAATCCGGAGCTGGTTTTTTCCGGAGGGTCATCTAAAAATAAACCCAAAGAAGAATTACCATCAGAAATTGAATTGATCGAAGAATAA
- a CDS encoding helix-turn-helix transcriptional regulator, which translates to MQINRLFEIVYILLDKKIITARTLAEHFEVSKRTIYRDLEILSQAGIPIYTSKGKGGGIRILPEFVLNKSILSDTEQNEILSALQSQNALNGKQGDPVLNKMALLFKKDNTNWIDVDFSHWGSDEKERQKFSLIKNSILGKTVLSFDYYNSCGEKSTRIIEPLKLLFKSQSWYLQGYCRLKGSYRIFKITRIQNITSVNEVFEREAPGDIWNEGDYTATMVDLVLRFDGEMAYRLYDEFPAEAINNNGDGSYTVTTKMPQGEWLYGYVMSFGEYVEILEPSALKAEIKKKYQKVLQKYL; encoded by the coding sequence ATGCAAATTAACCGACTATTTGAAATTGTTTATATCCTGTTGGATAAAAAAATTATCACAGCCAGAACCTTGGCTGAACATTTTGAAGTGTCTAAACGAACCATCTACCGGGATCTTGAGATCTTAAGCCAGGCGGGGATTCCCATCTATACAAGCAAAGGCAAAGGCGGTGGGATTCGGATATTACCGGAATTTGTTTTAAATAAGTCGATTTTGTCGGATACCGAACAAAATGAAATTTTATCCGCATTGCAAAGTCAGAATGCGCTTAATGGCAAGCAGGGTGATCCGGTTTTAAATAAAATGGCACTTCTTTTTAAGAAAGACAACACCAACTGGATTGATGTCGATTTTTCGCACTGGGGTAGTGATGAAAAAGAAAGGCAAAAATTTAGCCTGATTAAAAATAGTATTTTGGGAAAAACTGTGTTGAGTTTTGATTATTATAACTCCTGCGGGGAGAAATCGACCCGGATTATTGAACCATTAAAGTTATTATTTAAGTCTCAAAGTTGGTATCTTCAGGGCTATTGTCGTTTAAAAGGCAGTTATCGTATTTTTAAGATTACGCGGATTCAAAATATTACCTCTGTAAATGAAGTATTTGAGCGGGAAGCGCCGGGGGACATTTGGAATGAGGGCGATTATACGGCAACAATGGTTGACTTGGTGCTAAGATTTGACGGGGAAATGGCCTATCGGTTATATGATGAGTTTCCGGCCGAAGCGATAAATAACAATGGTGATGGAAGTTATACAGTCACGACAAAGATGCCCCAAGGGGAGTGGCTTTATGGTTACGTTATGTCTTTTGGCGAATACGTCGAAATTTTAGAACCATCGGCGCTTAAAGCGGAAATTAAAAAAAAGTATCAAAAAGTTTTGCAAAAATATTTATAA
- a CDS encoding GyrI-like domain-containing protein produces MKYQVVELKEKKVVGITARTSNQDQNMGAIIGGLWQQFYEQGIYQAIPSKVNACSIGMYSNYQDREKDAYDVTVCCEVSTLEQLPAGVVGKTVEAGKYAKFVVKGNTHEVIADFWTKLWAMDLDRKYSCDFEEYQPGGDMENAEIHIYLALN; encoded by the coding sequence ATGAAATATCAAGTGGTTGAACTTAAAGAAAAAAAGGTTGTGGGAATAACGGCCAGAACCAGTAATCAGGATCAAAACATGGGGGCCATTATTGGCGGGTTATGGCAGCAGTTTTATGAACAAGGAATTTATCAGGCGATCCCAAGTAAGGTTAATGCGTGTAGTATCGGGATGTATTCAAATTATCAAGATCGTGAAAAAGACGCCTACGATGTGACCGTTTGTTGTGAGGTATCAACATTAGAACAATTGCCGGCCGGCGTGGTTGGTAAAACCGTTGAAGCTGGCAAGTATGCAAAATTTGTCGTGAAAGGTAACACGCATGAAGTGATCGCCGATTTTTGGACAAAGTTGTGGGCAATGGATTTGGATCGAAAATACAGTTGTGACTTCGAAGAATATCAACCGGGCGGAGATATGGAAAACGCAGAAATTCATATTTATCTGGCCCTTAATTAG
- a CDS encoding GyrI-like domain-containing protein, producing MKHEWRKHEKARYLPKTKPELITVPSFNFFVLDGTGNPNDENFAEAIGVLYSLAYGVKMLPKKGVSPDGYFDYSVYPLEGIWDLSEAAKKAKRFNKNDLVYQIMIRQPDFVTPKLAAEVLAIVKNKKPHPLLNDVHFKAIEDGRSVQVMHWGRYDDEPESFNKMAEFCKENDLVRAQLTHREIYLNDARKTAPDQLKTVLRYAVKDQ from the coding sequence ATGAAACATGAGTGGCGAAAACATGAAAAAGCAAGGTATCTACCCAAAACTAAACCAGAATTAATAACGGTTCCCAGTTTTAATTTTTTTGTTTTAGATGGTACAGGCAATCCCAATGATGAAAATTTTGCCGAAGCCATTGGGGTTTTATATTCATTGGCTTATGGCGTCAAAATGTTGCCGAAAAAGGGGGTAAGTCCGGACGGATATTTCGATTACAGTGTTTATCCGCTGGAAGGCATCTGGGATTTAAGTGAAGCGGCAAAAAAAGCAAAGCGATTTAACAAAAACGATCTTGTTTATCAGATCATGATTCGCCAGCCGGATTTTGTGACGCCGAAACTGGCCGCGGAAGTATTAGCGATCGTCAAAAATAAAAAGCCCCATCCGTTATTAAACGATGTCCACTTTAAAGCGATTGAAGACGGGCGGTCGGTGCAAGTGATGCATTGGGGTCGATATGATGATGAACCGGAGAGTTTTAACAAGATGGCTGAATTTTGTAAAGAAAATGATTTAGTCCGAGCACAGTTAACCCATCGTGAAATTTATTTGAATGATGCCCGGAAAACAGCACCCGATCAATTAAAAACCGTTTTACGTTATGCCGTGAAAGATCAATAA
- a CDS encoding HD domain-containing phosphohydrolase, with the protein MSTKILIVDDSTTDRLIISAMLTDYETLTACDGVEAMAVIAKNPDIDLVILDLNMPKMNGFEVLEAIRKNPEYRKIRTIILTNYDEVDNEVKGLELGAVDYIRKPLNIQSLLIRINIHIKLKSIQKMIEQDNQRLDAMVLKKTKEVAATRDITIHALVGLLEVRNIESSNHTIRTQWIMKLLCNHLKTKKQYQDILTEAYVQELITTTPLHDIGKVGIPDNILLKPGKLTEAEFEIMKKHVDYGVNALQNEIYSDDDVPSFIKTAMEIVGAHHEKFNGSGYPRGLSGKAIPLPGRLMAIIDVYDALTSERVYKPAYDFDCSIKLMKSESGEHFDPDIVEGFMEIKESIFDVSRKFTQETVVMVKK; encoded by the coding sequence ATGAGCACAAAGATTTTGATTGTCGATGATTCAACCACTGATCGTTTGATTATTAGTGCGATGCTGACTGATTATGAGACCCTGACAGCATGTGATGGGGTAGAAGCAATGGCGGTGATCGCAAAGAATCCAGATATTGATTTGGTGATTCTTGATTTAAATATGCCAAAGATGAATGGTTTTGAGGTTTTGGAAGCGATCCGGAAAAATCCTGAATATCGAAAAATACGAACGATTATTCTGACTAATTATGATGAAGTCGATAATGAAGTCAAAGGGTTGGAATTAGGGGCGGTCGACTATATTAGAAAACCTTTAAACATTCAATCGTTGCTAATCCGAATCAATATTCATATTAAGTTAAAAAGCATTCAAAAAATGATCGAGCAGGACAATCAAAGACTGGATGCCATGGTATTAAAAAAAACCAAAGAAGTTGCGGCGACCCGTGATATTACCATTCATGCGTTGGTTGGTTTGTTAGAAGTTCGTAATATTGAGTCCTCGAATCATACCATCAGAACCCAATGGATTATGAAACTTTTGTGTAATCACCTCAAAACAAAAAAACAATATCAAGATATCCTCACGGAAGCTTATGTACAGGAACTCATTACGACCACACCACTGCATGATATTGGAAAAGTGGGAATTCCCGACAATATTTTATTAAAACCGGGGAAACTTACCGAAGCTGAATTTGAGATTATGAAAAAACATGTAGATTATGGCGTGAACGCATTGCAAAACGAAATTTATTCTGATGATGATGTGCCCAGTTTTATCAAAACGGCGATGGAGATCGTCGGAGCGCATCATGAAAAATTTAATGGCAGCGGTTATCCGAGGGGATTATCCGGAAAAGCAATTCCGTTGCCGGGGCGTCTGATGGCAATTATTGATGTCTATGACGCGCTGACGAGCGAACGTGTTTACAAACCGGCTTACGATTTTGATTGCAGTATTAAATTGATGAAAAGTGAAAGTGGGGAACATTTTGATCCGGATATTGTTGAAGGGTTTATGGAAATTAAAGAAAGTATTTTTGATGTTTCCAGAAAATTCACGCAGGAAACGGTCGTGATGGTGAAAAAATGA